A region from the Streptomyces lydicus genome encodes:
- a CDS encoding Lrp/AsnC family transcriptional regulator — translation MDAIDEEIIRCVMRNARSTYAEIGDAAGLSAPAAKRRLDRLVAGGAIRGFTALIDTQALGWRTEAFVEVYCNGNPTPEELQRDLEGIPEVVEACTVSGAADALLHMLAKDIAHLEQAIQRVRGACVIDRTESVIVLSRLINRPRI, via the coding sequence GTGGACGCCATCGACGAAGAGATCATCCGTTGTGTGATGCGCAACGCCCGGAGCACCTATGCCGAGATCGGTGACGCGGCGGGGCTCTCCGCACCGGCCGCCAAGAGGCGACTGGACCGCCTCGTCGCCGGCGGCGCGATTCGCGGGTTCACCGCGCTCATCGACACCCAGGCGCTGGGCTGGCGGACCGAGGCCTTCGTGGAGGTGTACTGCAACGGCAATCCCACCCCCGAAGAGCTGCAGCGCGACCTGGAAGGGATTCCGGAAGTCGTCGAGGCGTGCACCGTCTCCGGCGCCGCGGATGCGTTGCTCCACATGCTCGCCAAGGACATCGCGCACCTGGAACAGGCCATTCAGCGGGTCCGCGGCGCCTGTGTCATCGACCGCACCGAGAGCGTGATCGTGCTCTCCCGCCTGATCAACAGGCCGCGGATATAG
- a CDS encoding ArgE/DapE family deacylase, with translation MTPAVSAEEAAALAAIDEEAVSRMLRELVAIPSVTGSAAESEMQHHLAGHLDRLGLDVDLWSMDLPALRAHPGFPGTEAPRDEAWGLVATTSDGGDGPTMILQGHVDVVPPGDLRQWEGDPFTPRVVGDVVHGRGACDMKAGLVAHLAALAAIRAGGVRLRGRVAAHCVVGEEDGGLGAFGTLRRGHTGDACIITEPTGGTLVTANAGALTFRIEVPGRATHASTRDAGVSAIDAYAPVHRALARLESRRNASADPLMAEYPVPYALCVGTLHAGSWASSVPDCLVAEGRLGVRLGEDPAEAIADFEDCVAEACADDPWLRAHPAVVTWPGGRFASGRLPAGHPLSELVRGAHADAVGGPSIRERGAPYGSDLRLYAAADIPTLQFGPGDVRLAHSPREQVSVSEVVAVARTLVLAVLRSVGTR, from the coding sequence ATGACCCCAGCAGTGAGTGCCGAGGAGGCCGCCGCACTGGCGGCGATCGACGAGGAGGCCGTTTCCCGCATGCTGCGGGAACTGGTCGCCATCCCCAGCGTCACCGGGAGCGCCGCCGAGTCCGAGATGCAGCACCACCTCGCCGGACACCTCGACCGGCTCGGCCTCGACGTCGATCTGTGGTCCATGGACCTGCCCGCGCTCCGCGCGCACCCCGGCTTCCCCGGGACCGAGGCACCACGCGACGAGGCGTGGGGGCTGGTGGCGACGACCTCGGACGGCGGCGACGGGCCGACCATGATCCTGCAAGGCCATGTCGATGTCGTACCCCCCGGCGACCTCCGGCAATGGGAGGGCGATCCCTTCACCCCCAGGGTGGTCGGAGACGTCGTCCACGGCCGGGGCGCCTGTGACATGAAGGCCGGGCTGGTCGCCCATCTCGCCGCCCTGGCGGCGATCCGCGCCGGCGGGGTCAGGCTGCGCGGCCGGGTGGCCGCCCACTGCGTGGTCGGCGAGGAGGACGGCGGGCTCGGCGCCTTCGGCACCCTCCGGCGCGGACACACCGGTGACGCGTGCATCATCACCGAGCCGACGGGCGGCACGCTGGTGACCGCCAACGCCGGTGCGCTGACCTTCCGCATCGAGGTCCCGGGCCGCGCCACCCATGCCAGCACGCGCGACGCGGGAGTCAGCGCCATCGACGCGTACGCGCCCGTCCACCGGGCACTGGCGCGTCTCGAATCCCGGCGCAATGCGTCGGCCGACCCGCTGATGGCCGAGTACCCGGTTCCGTACGCGCTCTGTGTCGGCACGCTGCACGCGGGCTCGTGGGCGAGCAGCGTGCCGGATTGTCTCGTCGCCGAGGGCAGGCTGGGCGTCCGGCTGGGCGAGGACCCCGCCGAGGCGATCGCCGACTTCGAGGACTGTGTGGCGGAGGCCTGTGCGGACGACCCCTGGCTGCGCGCTCACCCGGCGGTCGTGACCTGGCCCGGCGGCCGATTCGCCAGTGGCCGGCTGCCCGCGGGCCATCCGCTTTCGGAGCTGGTCCGAGGCGCACATGCCGACGCCGTGGGCGGGCCGTCGATCCGCGAGCGCGGCGCGCCCTACGGAAGCGACCTGCGCCTGTACGCCGCGGCGGACATCCCGACGCTGCAATTCGGGCCCGGCGACGTTCGGTTGGCGCACAGCCCCCGCGAGCAGGTGTCCGTATCCGAGGTCGTCGCGGTGGCCCGCACCCTCGTCCTCGCGGTGCTGCGCAGCGTCGGCACTCGATAG
- a CDS encoding dienelactone hydrolase family protein encodes MRFTSEQHLDDGVLEREFTLDEIPGVLWTPRSAPAPLILIGHNGGLHKRHPRLVARARHYAAEYGFAVAAIDAPGHGDRPRSAVDEQARADLRRAMEAGEPVDEIVDSFIVPLVERAVPEWRTTLDALLSLPEIGGRVGYEGMTAIGIRLASAEPRISAAVFFAGGFVPGALREEARQVTVPLQFLLQWDDEGVERQSALDLFDAFGTREKTLHANLGGHAGVPWFEVDDGARFLARHLK; translated from the coding sequence ATGCGATTCACTTCCGAACAGCACCTCGACGACGGCGTCCTCGAACGCGAATTCACCCTCGACGAGATCCCCGGCGTCCTGTGGACGCCCAGATCCGCACCGGCCCCACTGATCCTGATCGGCCACAACGGCGGCTTGCACAAGCGGCACCCGCGGCTGGTGGCCCGGGCCCGGCACTACGCGGCGGAGTACGGCTTCGCGGTGGCCGCCATCGACGCCCCCGGGCACGGTGACCGGCCCCGTTCCGCCGTCGATGAGCAGGCCCGGGCCGACCTCCGCCGGGCGATGGAAGCCGGCGAGCCGGTCGACGAGATCGTCGACTCCTTCATCGTCCCGCTGGTCGAAAGGGCGGTCCCGGAGTGGCGGACCACCCTGGACGCCCTCCTTTCGCTGCCCGAGATCGGCGGCCGGGTCGGGTACGAGGGGATGACCGCCATCGGCATTCGGCTGGCGTCGGCTGAGCCGCGCATCTCGGCCGCCGTCTTCTTCGCCGGGGGATTCGTGCCCGGCGCCCTGCGTGAGGAGGCCCGGCAGGTCACCGTTCCGCTGCAGTTCCTGCTGCAGTGGGACGACGAAGGGGTGGAACGACAGTCGGCCCTGGACCTGTTCGACGCCTTCGGCACCAGGGAGAAGACGTTGCACGCCAACCTGGGCGGGCACGCCGGTGTCCCGTGGTTCGAGGTGGACGACGGGGCCCGGTTCCTCGCCCGGCACCTGAAGTGA